From Zingiber officinale cultivar Zhangliang chromosome 5B, Zo_v1.1, whole genome shotgun sequence, the proteins below share one genomic window:
- the LOC121984334 gene encoding uncharacterized protein LOC121984334, with protein MASEKILTVCQYGGDFVRNNDGSMSYSGGDAHAIDIDSKMSLEDLKSEIASMFSFSDEPFSIKYFLPRNKRTPITISNDKDLRRMISYHANSDTTDIYVTKISESRMIRSDVTDSGTFTNTDITQLANFNEAEQIKICSDWDNLITGVGQVFSTSNNFRDALHKYAIAHSFIYKLVKNDQFRVTAECTVEDCPWRIHASRSSAKQKFMIKKINPSHTCGKELTRESHKLASQRWVASVIKDKLREIPNYKPKDIANDLEQEYGLSLNYSQVWCGKSIAKKELYNPFEEAFNQLSWFCDRIIETNPGSVATLHKSNDLRFRFFVAFHASLYGFEHGCRPFLFLDAFSLKENRHLKFLAATAVDGENDIYPVAFSVVDTENNETWHWFLEQLKSSFTQSRAITFISSSQNGMEEELPKVFEDGFHCYSEQYLIENFQNEMKSSWTQEVKDKMIHHLKSAIYANTVNEFNECIENIRSESKEIAEWVLGTKPETWSDAFFKGLRYGQYSSVAVEKYNDWLSVGSEPSVLQIADTMRCSLMELMYSRRVSCNTWTEALVPSANQKVQEDMIRAHSFALVRPIGTVFEVSDESTNVVNTETNECTCRRWQVSGLPCIHALAVIEHTNGCIYEYCSKYFSSECYRIAYSLSINPIPDVGMPVCTNPFQFSSACSLRARRLAGRPKEKPDEPRIAIKRPLRCSKCQAVGHNKRTCKTEAHSE; from the exons ATGGCAAGTGAGAAAATTTTAACTGTTTGCCAATATGGAGGTGACTTTGTTAGGAATAATGATGGATCCATGTCTTATTCTGGTGGCGATGCACATGCAATTGATATTGACAGTAAAATGTCACTGGAAGATTTAAAGTCAGAGATAGCATCTATGTTTAGTTTCAGTGATGAACCCTTCTCAATTAAGTACTTCCTACCAAGAAACAAACGGACTCCCATCACAATATCCAATGACAAAGACCTGAGGCGTATGATTTCTTACCATGCAAATTCAGATACAACTGACATTTATGTCACCAAGATAAGTGAAAGCAG GATGATTAGGAGTGATGTAACTGATTCAGGTACCTTTACTAATACTGACATTACACAACTAGCCAACTTTAATGAAGCAGAGCAGATAAAAATATGCAGTGATTGGGACAATTTAATCACTGGTGTAGGGCAGGTATTCTCTACTTCAAATAATTTCCGTGATGCCTTGCACAAGTATGCCATTGCTCATAGTTTCATATATAAACTTGTTAAAAATGATCAATTTCGTGTGACTGCTGAATGCACCGTAGAGGACTGTCCATGGAGAATACATGCATCTAGGTCATCAGCCAAACAAAAATTCATGATTAAGAAAATAAATCCTAGTCACACATGTGGAAAAGAACTTACTAGAGAAAGTCATAAGCTTGCTTCTCAAAGATGGGTTGCTAGTGTTATAAAAGACAAGCTACGTGAGATTCCTAACTATAAGCCAAAGGACATTGCAAATGATCTGGAGCAAGAATATGGACTCAGTTTGAATTACTCACAAGTTTGGTGTGGGAAATCTATTGCCAAGAAAGAGCTTTACAACCCGTTTGAGGAGGCTTTCAATCAACTTTCATGGTTTTGTGACAGAATAATAGAGACCAACCCAGGTAGCGTTGCAACACTGCATAAATCAAATGATTTAAGATTTCGGTTCTTTGTTGCCTTTCATGCCTCACTATATGGTTTTGAGCATGGTTGCCGCCCCTTCCTTTTTCTTGACGCTTTCTCACTGAAAGAAAATAGGCATTTGAAGTTTTTAGCAGCAACTGCAGTTGATGGTGAGAATGACATATACCCAGTTGCTTTCTCAGTTGTAGATACTGAGAATAATGAGACCTGGCATTGGTTTTTGGAACAGCTTAAATCTTCTTTTACTCAGTCTCGTGCTATAACTTTCATATCAAGCAGTCAAAATGGCATGGAAGAGGAACTGCCCAAGGTGTTTGAGGACGGCTTTCATTGTTACAGTGAACAATATCTCATTGAAAATtttcagaatgaaatgaagagtTCCTGGACACAAGAAGTGAAGGATAAAATGATCCATCATCTTAAAAGTGCTATTTATGCTAATACAGTGAATGAGTTCAATGAATGCATAGAAAACATCCGGAGTGAGTCAAAAGAAATTGCAGAATGGGTTCTGGGGACAAAACCTGAGACTTGGTCTGATGCTTTCTTCAAGGGTTTGAGATATGGACAATATTCATCTGTTGCTGTGGAGAAATACAATGATTGGCTATCAGTAGGATCTGAACCATCAGTGCTCCAGATTGCTGATACCATGAGGTGTAGTTTGATGGAGTTGATGTATAGCCGCCGTGTCTCCTGTAATACATGGACTGAGGCACTTGTACCCTCTGCAAATCAGAAGGTGCAGGAAGACATGATCAGAGCACATTCTTTTGCATTAGTGCGCCCAATTGGCACTGTGTTTGAGGTGAGTGACGAGTCAACTAATGTTGTCAACACTGAAACCAATGAATGCACATGTAGAAGGTGGCAGGTGAGTGGTTTGCCTTGCATCCATGCTCTTGCTGTAATAGAGCACACTAATGGATGTATATATGAATACTGCTCCAAATACTTCTCAAGTGAGTGCTACCGCATAGCCTACTCATTATCCATCAACCCCATACCTGATGTCGGTATGCCGGTCTGCACCAATCCCTTTCAGTTTTCAAGTGCATGCTCTCTCCGTGCCCGCCGACTGGCTGGCCGTCCGAAAGAAAAACCCGACGAGCCAAGAATTGCAATTAAAAGACCTCTTCGTTGCAGCAAGTGCCAAGCTGTAGGGCACAACAAGCGGACATGCAAAACAGAGGCACACTCCGAGTAA